Proteins from a genomic interval of Caulobacter rhizosphaerae:
- a CDS encoding amidase has translation MNELPDLTATDLSRLYAAGDLSPVEVTSAVLARIEAWEPHLAATWALDAEAALEAARASETRWRSGEALSPLDGAPATIKELIATRGVPKPLGSAACDLVPEPVDAPPAARLREAGAVILAKTTNPDFGMLSSGLSSFHKLARNPWNLAKTPGGSSAGAGSAAAAGYGPLHLGTDIGGSIRLPAGWCGIYGFKPSNGRIPIDPPYIGRCAGPMTRTVEDAALAMTVLSAPDRRDYMSLPPASLAWRDLDIDLRGLRIGLMLDAGVGSPVEPEVAEAVTAAAQAFEAAGAIVEPFGPYLTREMLDGLDLFWRTRSLNDLDALGPERAERALPYILAWARAARGADGLSAYRGFNQIQRMREAGAKAFQPFDFVLSPTAPASAFDAHLPSPTNDPARPFEHIGFTVAFNMTEQPAASINCGYTAEGLPIGLQIVGRRFDDLGVLRLSRAWERLRPIQRPWPAAPFNHGGAPANSSS, from the coding sequence ATGAACGAACTTCCCGACCTGACCGCAACGGACCTTTCCCGGCTATACGCCGCCGGAGACCTTTCGCCAGTCGAGGTGACGTCGGCGGTGCTGGCGCGGATCGAGGCCTGGGAGCCGCACCTCGCCGCGACCTGGGCGCTGGACGCCGAGGCTGCGCTTGAGGCGGCCCGCGCCTCCGAAACCCGCTGGCGAAGCGGCGAGGCGCTAAGCCCTCTGGACGGCGCGCCCGCCACGATCAAGGAATTGATCGCCACGCGGGGCGTACCCAAGCCGCTGGGCTCGGCCGCCTGCGACCTTGTCCCCGAACCCGTCGACGCCCCACCGGCCGCCCGGCTGCGCGAGGCCGGCGCGGTGATCCTGGCCAAGACAACCAATCCCGACTTCGGCATGCTGTCGTCGGGGCTGTCGAGCTTCCACAAACTCGCTCGCAATCCCTGGAACCTGGCCAAGACCCCCGGCGGCTCCAGCGCGGGCGCCGGATCGGCGGCGGCGGCCGGCTACGGGCCTCTCCACCTGGGCACCGACATCGGGGGCTCGATCCGCCTGCCGGCCGGCTGGTGCGGGATCTATGGCTTCAAGCCCAGCAACGGCCGCATCCCGATCGATCCACCCTATATCGGCCGCTGCGCCGGGCCGATGACCCGCACGGTCGAGGACGCGGCCCTGGCCATGACCGTGCTGTCCGCCCCCGATCGGCGGGACTATATGAGCCTGCCGCCGGCGAGCCTCGCCTGGCGCGACCTCGACATAGACCTGAGGGGCCTGCGCATCGGCTTGATGCTGGACGCCGGCGTCGGCTCGCCGGTCGAGCCGGAAGTCGCCGAAGCCGTGACCGCAGCCGCTCAAGCCTTCGAGGCGGCCGGCGCGATTGTCGAGCCGTTCGGACCTTACCTGACGCGCGAAATGCTGGACGGCCTGGATCTCTTCTGGCGCACCCGCTCGCTGAACGACCTGGACGCCCTGGGCCCAGAACGGGCCGAGCGCGCCCTGCCCTACATCCTGGCTTGGGCGAGAGCCGCTCGCGGCGCCGACGGCCTGTCGGCCTATCGCGGATTCAACCAGATCCAGCGGATGCGCGAGGCCGGCGCCAAGGCTTTCCAGCCGTTCGACTTCGTGCTCTCGCCGACCGCGCCGGCGTCCGCCTTCGACGCGCATCTGCCCTCGCCCACCAACGATCCGGCCCGGCCGTTCGAGCACATCGGCTTCACCGTGGCCTTCAACATGACCGAACAGCCGGCGGCGTCGATCAACTGCGGCTACACCGCCGAGGGCCTGCCGATCGGGCTGCAGATCGTCGGCCGGCGGTTCGACGACCTGGGCGTGCTGCGCCTGTCGCGCGCCTGGGAACGGCTTCGCCCGATCCAGCGGCCTTGGCCAGCCGCACCGTTCAACCATGGTGGAGCGCCCGCGAATTCCAGTTCGTGA
- the mmsB gene encoding 3-hydroxyisobutyrate dehydrogenase: protein MTRIAFIGLGNMGGGMAANQAKAQHHVRAFDLSAAALDKAAAAGCHPAGSVAEAVADAEVVITMLPAGPHVRGVYGEQVLAHAPKSALLIDCSTIDVDSARAVAGQAKAAGFRFADAPVSGGVMAAEAGTLAFMVGCDADDFAAVEAALAPMARVTIHAGDHGAGQAAKICNNMLLGVSMLGTCEAFALAEKLGLAADRFFEIASKSSGQCWSVSTYCPVPGVGPATPADRNYEGGFATAMMLKDLKLAQEAAARAGASTPMGAQAEALYALFDANGFGGKDFSAVLQMLRGRLAELS, encoded by the coding sequence ATGACCCGCATCGCCTTCATCGGCCTGGGCAACATGGGCGGCGGCATGGCCGCCAACCAGGCCAAGGCCCAGCATCATGTCCGCGCCTTCGACCTGTCGGCGGCGGCGCTGGACAAGGCCGCGGCGGCCGGCTGCCATCCGGCGGGCTCGGTGGCCGAGGCGGTCGCGGACGCCGAGGTGGTGATCACCATGCTGCCGGCCGGACCGCACGTGCGCGGCGTCTATGGCGAGCAGGTGCTGGCCCATGCGCCCAAGTCGGCCCTGTTGATCGACTGCTCGACCATCGACGTCGACAGCGCCCGAGCGGTGGCCGGCCAGGCGAAGGCCGCCGGCTTCCGCTTCGCCGACGCCCCGGTGTCGGGCGGGGTCATGGCCGCCGAGGCCGGGACCCTGGCCTTCATGGTCGGCTGCGACGCCGATGACTTCGCAGCGGTCGAGGCGGCCCTGGCCCCGATGGCGCGGGTGACGATCCACGCCGGCGACCACGGGGCGGGCCAGGCGGCCAAGATCTGCAACAACATGCTGCTGGGCGTGTCGATGCTGGGAACCTGCGAGGCCTTCGCCCTGGCCGAGAAGCTGGGCCTGGCCGCCGACCGGTTCTTCGAGATCGCCAGCAAGTCGTCGGGCCAGTGCTGGTCGGTGTCGACCTATTGCCCGGTCCCGGGCGTGGGTCCCGCCACCCCGGCGGACCGCAACTACGAGGGCGGCTTCGCCACGGCGATGATGCTCAAGGACCTCAAGCTGGCCCAGGAGGCCGCCGCGCGGGCCGGGGCCTCGACCCCGATGGGCGCCCAGGCCGAGGCCCTCTACGCCCTGTTCGACGCCAACGGCTTTGGCGGAAAGGATTTCTCGGCCGTGCTGCAGATGCTCCGCGGACGGCTGGCTGAGCTGAGCTGA
- a CDS encoding LysR family transcriptional regulator has protein sequence MFDWDDLRYFLAAARAGSFNAAAQRTGVDTATVSRRVARLETALKATLFVRSAAGLQLTSAGSRLLEAGLQAETAMHAAARSGDPEAAGGAVRISVAEGFGAHVLAPALPAFRRTRPTLRIELAANAGFLSPTRREVDLAVTLSAPTDSRLLVERLTDYQLAVFTTPQYLAEMGPLDEAEDLRRCQIVGYVDDLLYSPELRYLDQVAPGLEAALSSSSIRAQREIILAGGGVGVLPCFLAEGLVRVAPRVLLQRRFWVSTLREVAATARVRAVRAWLQDLAAVRGRELCPF, from the coding sequence ATGTTCGATTGGGACGATCTTCGCTACTTCTTGGCTGCGGCGAGGGCCGGCTCGTTCAACGCGGCCGCTCAGAGAACGGGCGTTGACACCGCCACCGTCAGTCGGCGCGTGGCGAGGCTGGAGACCGCCCTGAAGGCGACGCTGTTTGTCCGCTCGGCGGCGGGGCTGCAGTTGACCAGCGCCGGCTCACGGCTGCTCGAGGCGGGGCTGCAGGCCGAAACCGCCATGCATGCCGCCGCCCGGTCCGGCGATCCTGAAGCCGCCGGAGGCGCGGTGCGCATCAGTGTCGCCGAAGGGTTCGGCGCGCACGTCCTGGCCCCGGCCTTGCCGGCCTTCCGCCGCACGCGCCCCACGCTGCGGATCGAACTGGCGGCCAATGCCGGGTTCCTGTCGCCGACGCGGCGCGAGGTGGATCTGGCCGTCACCCTGAGCGCCCCCACCGATAGCCGCCTGCTGGTCGAACGCCTGACGGACTATCAGCTGGCTGTTTTCACCACGCCTCAATATCTGGCGGAGATGGGGCCGCTGGACGAGGCCGAGGATCTGCGGCGCTGCCAGATCGTCGGCTATGTCGATGACCTGCTCTATTCGCCGGAACTGCGCTATCTCGACCAGGTGGCGCCCGGCCTCGAGGCGGCGCTGTCGAGTTCGTCGATCCGGGCTCAGCGCGAGATCATCCTGGCCGGCGGCGGGGTCGGCGTCCTGCCGTGCTTCCTGGCCGAAGGGCTGGTGCGGGTGGCGCCGCGCGTCCTGCTGCAGCGCCGCTTCTGGGTCAGCACCCTGCGCGAGGTGGCCGCCACCGCCCGAGTGCGAGCCGTCCGGGCCTGGCTGCAGGACCTCGCCGCCGTTCGCGGCCGGGAGCTTTGTCCCTTCTGA
- a CDS encoding gluconate:H+ symporter: MMILAVVALIALLVVLIAWGKVPPFLAFLVVALGGALAFGMPLAQIPKSLERGVGDMLGGLVAIICLGAMFGRAIADSGAAQSIAHTLIGAVGLRFILLAMALTGLVVGIPLFYSVGFVVMIPLIFSVAKRAALPPVYVGLPLLCGLSVAHGFLPPHPSPTALVTLFGADTGLTLAYGLVVSIAALLVGGPVLTLTLKRVGVLPLGGPPADSPFAAGAASEGSAPGAFNSFTTALAPVVMIAATTALLVALKSPSPARDIVGFIGHPAVVLILCLIYATFSLGLLRGVSIPAQMQRYGDALKEVAGVLLILAGAGALKQIFVDSGVSAALGGWLGALPLHPLVLGWLIAMVIRVALGSATIAGLTAAGLVQPLLAATHVDPNLMVLAIGAGSLMFSHVNDPGFWLFKEYFGLTLKETLLSWTVMESLVGVVGLVCVLGLSLVV; encoded by the coding sequence ATGATGATCCTTGCCGTTGTCGCGTTGATCGCGCTGCTGGTCGTCCTGATCGCCTGGGGCAAGGTTCCGCCGTTCCTGGCCTTCCTCGTCGTGGCTCTCGGCGGCGCGCTGGCCTTCGGCATGCCGCTGGCGCAGATACCCAAATCATTGGAGCGCGGCGTCGGCGACATGCTGGGCGGGCTCGTGGCGATCATCTGCCTGGGCGCGATGTTCGGGCGCGCGATCGCCGACAGCGGCGCGGCTCAAAGCATCGCCCACACGCTGATCGGCGCGGTGGGCCTGCGTTTCATCCTGCTGGCCATGGCGCTGACCGGCCTAGTCGTCGGGATCCCGCTGTTCTATAGCGTCGGCTTCGTCGTCATGATCCCGCTGATTTTTTCGGTCGCCAAGCGGGCCGCCTTGCCGCCGGTCTATGTCGGCCTGCCGCTGCTGTGCGGTTTGTCCGTGGCGCACGGCTTCCTGCCGCCGCATCCGTCGCCGACGGCTCTGGTCACCCTGTTTGGAGCCGACACGGGCCTGACCTTGGCCTATGGCCTGGTGGTCAGCATCGCCGCGCTGCTGGTCGGCGGACCCGTGCTGACGCTGACGCTCAAACGGGTCGGGGTCCTGCCGCTGGGCGGTCCGCCGGCGGACTCGCCCTTCGCCGCCGGAGCGGCCAGCGAGGGCTCCGCGCCAGGCGCCTTCAACAGCTTCACGACCGCGCTGGCCCCGGTGGTGATGATCGCCGCGACCACGGCCCTGCTGGTGGCGTTGAAGTCGCCGTCACCGGCGCGGGACATCGTCGGCTTCATCGGTCACCCGGCCGTCGTGCTGATCCTGTGCCTGATCTACGCCACCTTCAGCCTGGGCCTGCTGCGCGGCGTGTCGATCCCGGCGCAGATGCAGCGCTATGGCGACGCCCTGAAGGAGGTTGCTGGCGTCCTGCTGATCCTGGCCGGAGCAGGGGCGCTGAAGCAGATCTTCGTCGACAGCGGCGTCAGCGCCGCCTTGGGCGGCTGGTTGGGCGCCTTGCCTTTGCATCCGCTGGTGCTGGGCTGGCTGATCGCCATGGTCATCCGCGTGGCCCTGGGCTCGGCGACGATCGCCGGCTTGACGGCGGCGGGCCTGGTGCAGCCGCTACTGGCCGCCACCCATGTCGATCCCAACCTCATGGTCCTGGCCATCGGCGCGGGCAGCCTGATGTTCTCCCACGTCAACGACCCGGGCTTCTGGCTGTTCAAGGAGTATTTCGGCCTGACCCTGAAGGAGACCCTGCTGTCCTGGACGGTGATGGAGAGCCTGGTCGGCGTGGTGGGCCTGGTCTGCGTGCTGGGCCTCAGCCTTGTCGTCTGA
- a CDS encoding family 20 glycosylhydrolase, with amino-acid sequence MSSILRSAAAIVAAAVVLPAPALAAQAFAVTPAPARLTPQKGVLRLGAGDAVWIAPGDAEARLAAQWLVDTIAVTRGVRLVVKEGAATPATGGVVLTRGGPEGEGYALDVSSHRAEIRAKDRAGLFYGAVSLWQLAAPSRGGAPLRVQAVRIDDAPRFAWRGLMLDTARHYRSPEVIKRIIDGMASLKLNTLHWHLTDDQGWRLEIKKYPKLTEHGAWRQPAGAAGLTTSGQAVRYGGVYTQDQAREIVAYAAARNITVVPEIEMPGHAQAAISSYPALGTRPAAEKVMADWGVYPDIFNVDDATFAFLEDVLDEVMAIFPSPYIHVGGDEALKTQWEASPAIQAKIKALGLPDEHALQSYFIQRIEKHLNAKGRRLIGWDEILEGGLAPNATVMSWRGLEGAVAAAKQGHDTVLAPGPVLYFDHRQSTSPDEPPGRGKLSTLKTVYTFDAEPSELTPEQHKHVLGVEATLFSEHIRTDERAVTMLFPRLAALAENAWTPGSNQSWDRFVDRLPATLGRLSDLGLTHDSVPFEPQAAFTTPGETIGAQLDTGLQIGQVRYTTDGGEPTPVSPAYKAPLALKPGVELKARTFLDQYPLGRTRAWAVTPETALTRRSQQLARCTESLLLNLEDDGANAMGERGTFMLDILNPCWIWKNVDLTNGARLTVKVGQLPFNFQLGNKLDPLPVRPASRPEGELEVRFGCKGPRLATVPLTEAARNSALTELQVDVPGRGVGDLCFTFASRAIEPMWALYSVRIAPNATR; translated from the coding sequence ATGTCCAGCATCCTCCGTTCCGCCGCCGCGATCGTGGCCGCCGCCGTCGTCCTGCCGGCCCCCGCCCTGGCTGCGCAGGCCTTTGCGGTGACCCCGGCGCCGGCCCGGCTGACGCCGCAGAAGGGCGTGCTGAGGCTCGGAGCGGGCGACGCCGTCTGGATCGCTCCAGGCGACGCCGAGGCGCGGTTGGCGGCTCAGTGGCTGGTCGACACAATAGCCGTCACGCGCGGCGTGCGCCTGGTGGTCAAGGAGGGCGCCGCGACCCCGGCGACGGGCGGGGTGGTCCTGACACGCGGCGGGCCGGAGGGGGAAGGCTACGCACTGGACGTCTCGTCCCACCGGGCCGAGATCCGCGCCAAGGACAGGGCAGGCCTCTTCTATGGCGCGGTGTCTCTGTGGCAACTGGCGGCTCCGTCCAGGGGCGGCGCGCCGCTGCGCGTCCAAGCCGTCCGCATCGATGACGCGCCGCGCTTCGCCTGGCGCGGCTTGATGCTGGATACCGCTCGCCACTACCGCAGCCCCGAGGTGATCAAGCGGATCATCGATGGCATGGCCAGTCTGAAGCTAAATACGTTGCACTGGCATCTGACCGACGATCAGGGCTGGCGGTTGGAGATCAAGAAGTATCCGAAGCTGACCGAGCATGGCGCCTGGCGGCAGCCGGCCGGCGCGGCGGGCCTTACCACTTCGGGCCAGGCGGTGCGCTATGGCGGCGTCTACACCCAGGACCAGGCGCGCGAGATCGTCGCCTACGCCGCCGCCCGCAACATCACCGTCGTGCCGGAGATCGAGATGCCCGGCCACGCCCAGGCGGCGATCTCCAGCTATCCTGCGCTGGGCACGCGTCCCGCCGCCGAGAAGGTGATGGCCGACTGGGGTGTTTATCCCGACATCTTCAACGTCGACGACGCCACCTTCGCCTTCCTGGAGGACGTGCTCGACGAGGTGATGGCGATCTTCCCGTCGCCCTATATCCACGTCGGCGGTGACGAGGCCTTGAAGACCCAGTGGGAAGCCAGCCCCGCCATCCAGGCCAAGATCAAGGCCCTGGGCCTGCCCGATGAGCACGCGCTGCAGAGCTACTTCATCCAGCGCATCGAGAAGCACCTGAACGCCAAGGGGCGGCGTCTGATCGGCTGGGACGAGATCCTGGAGGGAGGCTTGGCCCCAAACGCCACGGTCATGTCCTGGCGCGGGCTGGAAGGCGCCGTCGCGGCCGCCAAGCAGGGCCATGACACGGTGTTGGCGCCGGGGCCGGTGCTCTATTTCGACCATCGCCAGAGCACCTCGCCCGACGAACCGCCGGGTCGGGGCAAGCTTTCGACCCTGAAAACCGTCTACACTTTTGACGCCGAGCCGTCCGAGCTGACGCCCGAGCAGCACAAGCACGTGCTGGGCGTGGAGGCCACGCTGTTCAGCGAGCACATCCGGACCGACGAGCGCGCCGTCACCATGCTGTTCCCGCGCCTGGCGGCTCTGGCGGAGAACGCCTGGACGCCGGGCTCGAACCAGAGCTGGGACCGCTTCGTCGATCGCCTGCCCGCGACCCTGGGCCGCCTGAGCGATCTGGGCCTGACCCATGACTCCGTGCCGTTCGAACCGCAGGCCGCCTTCACCACGCCGGGCGAAACGATCGGCGCCCAGCTCGACACGGGCCTGCAGATCGGCCAGGTGCGCTACACCACCGACGGCGGCGAGCCGACGCCGGTCTCGCCCGCCTACAAGGCGCCGCTGGCGCTGAAGCCCGGCGTCGAGCTGAAGGCGCGGACCTTCCTGGATCAGTATCCGCTGGGTCGGACACGCGCGTGGGCGGTGACGCCCGAAACCGCTCTGACCCGCCGCTCGCAACAACTGGCGCGCTGCACCGAAAGCCTGCTTCTGAACCTGGAGGACGATGGCGCCAACGCGATGGGCGAGCGCGGCACGTTCATGCTCGACATCCTCAACCCGTGCTGGATCTGGAAGAACGTCGACCTGACCAACGGCGCCAGGCTGACCGTCAAGGTCGGCCAGCTGCCGTTCAATTTCCAGCTGGGCAACAAGCTCGATCCGCTGCCGGTGCGGCCGGCGTCGCGGCCGGAGGGCGAGTTGGAGGTGCGGTTCGGCTGCAAGGGCCCGCGCTTGGCGACGGTCCCGCTGACGGAAGCCGCACGCAACAGCGCCCTGACCGAACTTCAGGTCGATGTTCCGGGACGAGGCGTCGGCGACCTTTGCTTTACCTTCGCCAGCCGCGCGATCGAGCCGATGTGGGCCTTGTACAGTGTCCGAATCGCACCGAACGCGACTCGCTGA
- a CDS encoding CoA-acylating methylmalonate-semialdehyde dehydrogenase — translation MRTIGHFVNGQVLEGASGRFGDVFNPNTGEVQARVALATDAELDAAVQAAAKAQIGWAATNPQRRARVMFEFKRLIERDMNALAELLSSEHGKVIADSKGDIQRGLEVIEFACGIPHVMKGEYTEGAGPGIDVYSMRQPLGVCAGITPFNFPAMIPMWMFGVAIAVGNSFILKPSEKDPTVPVKLAELMMEAGAPAGVLNVVHGDKSAVDAILTHPLIRAVSFVGSSDIAHYVYQTGAAHGKRVQAMGGAKNHGIVLPDADLDQVVKDLSGAAFGSAGERCMALPVVVPVGKKTADELRERMVAEIETLKVGISTDPGVHYGPVVSAAHRAKIADYIQVGVDEGAELVVDGRDFALQGFEKGFFIGPSLFDGVKKGMKTYQEEIFGPVLQIVRAESFEEALALPSEHQYGNGVAIFTRNGRAAREFASRVNVGMVGINVPIPVPVAYHTFGGWKRSAFGDTNQHGVEGVKFYTKVKTITARWPEGDHEGDAFVIPTMQ, via the coding sequence GTGCGGACCATCGGCCATTTCGTGAACGGACAAGTCCTCGAAGGCGCCTCCGGCCGCTTCGGCGACGTCTTCAATCCCAATACCGGCGAGGTCCAGGCCCGGGTGGCGCTGGCGACCGACGCCGAACTGGACGCCGCCGTCCAGGCGGCCGCAAAAGCGCAGATCGGCTGGGCCGCCACCAATCCGCAGCGCCGCGCCCGGGTGATGTTCGAGTTCAAGCGCCTGATCGAGCGCGACATGAACGCCCTGGCCGAACTCCTGTCGTCCGAGCACGGCAAGGTCATCGCCGACAGCAAGGGCGACATCCAGCGCGGTCTCGAAGTCATCGAGTTCGCCTGTGGCATCCCCCATGTGATGAAGGGCGAATACACCGAGGGCGCCGGCCCGGGCATCGACGTCTATTCGATGCGCCAGCCGCTGGGCGTCTGCGCGGGCATCACCCCGTTCAACTTCCCGGCCATGATCCCGATGTGGATGTTCGGCGTCGCCATCGCCGTGGGCAACAGCTTCATCCTCAAGCCGTCGGAAAAGGACCCGACGGTGCCGGTCAAGCTGGCCGAGCTGATGATGGAGGCCGGGGCTCCGGCGGGCGTGCTGAACGTGGTCCACGGCGACAAGAGCGCCGTCGACGCCATCCTGACCCACCCGCTGATCCGCGCCGTCAGCTTCGTCGGCAGCTCCGACATCGCCCATTATGTCTACCAGACGGGCGCGGCCCACGGAAAACGCGTCCAAGCCATGGGCGGGGCCAAGAACCACGGCATCGTCCTGCCCGACGCCGACCTGGACCAGGTGGTCAAGGACCTCTCGGGCGCGGCCTTCGGCTCGGCCGGCGAGCGCTGCATGGCGCTGCCGGTGGTGGTCCCGGTCGGCAAGAAGACTGCGGACGAATTGCGCGAGCGGATGGTCGCCGAGATCGAGACCCTGAAGGTCGGCATCTCCACCGACCCGGGCGTCCACTACGGCCCGGTGGTCAGCGCCGCGCACCGGGCCAAGATCGCCGACTACATCCAGGTCGGCGTCGACGAAGGCGCCGAACTGGTGGTCGATGGCCGTGACTTCGCCCTGCAAGGCTTCGAGAAGGGTTTCTTCATCGGCCCGTCGCTGTTCGACGGCGTCAAGAAGGGCATGAAGACCTACCAGGAGGAGATCTTCGGCCCTGTCCTGCAGATCGTCCGCGCCGAGAGCTTCGAGGAGGCCCTGGCGCTGCCGTCCGAGCACCAGTACGGAAACGGCGTGGCCATCTTCACCCGCAACGGCCGGGCGGCGCGTGAGTTCGCCAGCCGGGTCAATGTCGGCATGGTGGGCATCAACGTGCCGATCCCGGTGCCGGTGGCCTACCACACCTTCGGCGGCTGGAAGCGCAGCGCGTTCGGCGACACCAACCAGCACGGCGTCGAGGGCGTGAAGTTCTACACGAAGGTCAAGACGATCACCGCCCGCTGGCCCGAGGGCGACCACGAAGGCGACGCCTTCGTCATTCCGACCATGCAATAG